The DNA sequence ACGGAGTCTGCTACGAGACCAAGGCTGGACTAACCGAACGCAATCAACACGAATGTCGATTTTTGTACAGTGATTAGGTTAGTCCGTACTACTACGGTTAGCAAATTGACAAAAATGCGATCGCTATCTTTGCCATTCTAACGATGCTAGGCTACAACAGTAGCAGTAACTTTTTCACTATCGTGCTGTTTCCCAGCTGAGTCGTCTGAAAAACGCTAATTTCACTCATTCTGCTATACTTCTATGACCACTGCTCCCTGGCGATCGCCCTTGTCACGTGCTTTGCACCGCAACCGTAGTCTGGTGTACGCACGTTACTTGCAACTAGCCACTCTCGATCTTAGCGGTAGACCAGCGAACCGCACCGTTGTGTTTCGGGGATTTTTAGAAAACACCAATCGGTTGAAATTTATCACCGATATTCGCAGCGAAAAAATCACCCAAATGCAACATTGTAGCTGGTCGGAAGCTTGCTGGTATTTTCCCAAAACACGCGAACAGTTTCGACTGCTAGGCACTCTCGATTTGGTGGATGCCCATCGGGAAGAAGAAGCCCTACAAAAAGCGCGCTATACCACTTGGCAAAATATATCCGATCCAGCTAGAAACCAGTTTACCTGGCCGCATCCCGGTAGCGATCGCAATAGCACCCCACCAGAAGCTTTTGAAAACACGGCTCCCGACGCCACCAAACCCCTCGACAATTTTTGTCTGCTGCTGCTCGATCCCATCAAAGTAGACTATCTCCTCTTACGCGGGGAACCCCAAAATCGCTATATCTACGAACTAGAAGAAACAGAAGCATCCCTAGAATGGCAAATGAGGGAAGTCAATCCCTAGTCTCTGAGGTGGGAGCGTGGGAGCCTGGGAGCACCGGGTGCATGGGAGATACAATTGGTTGTTTTATCCGAAGCTCCGACGCCCCGATGCCCCCATGCCTCTATTTCTTAAGACTCCTCAGGCAAAATTTTACCAACAGTGCGGTTATCCGGTTGGAAAGTTTCTTTGGCTACCCGCATAATGTCTTCAGCGGTAACCTGTTCGATGGCTTCCAACTCGGAAAATAAATTGCGCCAATCACCAGTTTTGGCTTCGTATTCTAGCAATAGATTGGCCATGCCTTGGTTGGAATCTAACCGCCGCAACAAGCTGGCACGGGATTGAGCTTTCACCCTTTCCAACTCTTCAGAGGTCACCGGTTCGGCTTTTAGGCGTTCGATTTCCCCATGGAGAGCATTTGCCAACTCTTCCACCGAGCGGTCGGGTGCCGTTCTGCCATAAAATAACATTATATTCGCAAAGCGATCGCCAGGAAAACCATTAAATCCTTGGGCATTCAACGCCACTTGCTTCTCTTCCACCAAAGATTTGTACAAACGCGACGTACGACCGCCGCTCAAAATCCCCGCGATCGCATCGTAAATGGTACTATCGGGATGGTCTAAAGCCGGGCGATGATACCCTTCCAGATACCACGGCTGGGAAGGCAACCGCAACGTCACTTCCCGGGGTTCTTCCTGGGGAGGTTCCACCGTTGTTACTTTCGGAGGTTCTGGCTGCGATGGATAGCGACCAAAATAGGTTTGGGCAAGTTCTTTCACCTGTTTGGGATCGATATCCCCCACAATCCCCACAATCAAATTGCTGGGAACGTAATAGGTCTGGAAAAAATCCCGCACATCTTCGCGAGTCAAACTGCGCAAATCTTCTGGATAGCCAATCACAGGTTGCCCGTAGGGATGCTCCTGAAAAGCCGTTTCTAAAAACTCTTCAATTAATTTCCCCACTGGAGAATTATCCGCACGCAAGCGTCTCTCTTCTAAAATCACCTGTTTTTCCTGATAAAATTCCCGAAAAACCGGCTCTAGAAACCGTTCCGACTCCAAAGACATCCACAGCTCTAATTTATTCGCCGGAAAATTGTAAAAATATCGGGTAGCATCCGCCGAAGTGGCTGCATTTAAACCGACGCCGCCGTATTTTTCCACAATTTGCCCGAACTCATTTTGCTTGACATAACTGTTGGCTTTTTGCTGTGCTTTCTGAAACGCTTGCTGCAATTGTTCGACTTTTTGGGTATCGCCAGCTGCCTTAGCAGCTTGCAGGCGTTTGGCAATGCGATCGAGTTTTTCTAGAAGCGGTTTTTCCGCTTGGTAATTTTCGGTGCCAATTTTTTGGGTGCCTTTAAACGCCAAATGTTCCAAAAAATGAGCGACACCGGTTTTCCCTTCCGGTTCATTAACGCCACCTACGTTAGCATAGGTAACAAAGGAAATCACCGGTGCTTGATGTCTCTCCATGAGAATGAATTTCATCCCGTTATCCAGGCGAAATTCGCTAATGCTTTCGCTAACTCGTTCCAAATAGGGTTGAATGGAACGGTCGGGATTGTTGGTTGTTTCGGCAAAAGCAGGAGTCGCCCATCCACTCCAGCAAAACAAACTCAAAGCGATCGCGATCCAACCCACGCGCCGCCATAGCTGCCCAAGGGAGGAAACCAAAGAGGAAACAACATTTTTTAAACGCATTTGGATAGCTGGGAAAGTCAAACAGGTATTGACAAACATAGAACCAGAATGTAAAGAAGTTAGAAACTTTTTTGGGAAGGTAGAATGTCAAATCGCACAATTATAGTACCGAATGCAGTCGTTTAGGAAACCAGGAAATTTTATGGAAATGTCACCCAACGTTCAATCTCCAGAAGTGTCAACCACCGATTCCCCCTCCCAAGTGGCTTGTCGGGAACGAATTTTGCAAGCGGCACTACGTCTGTTTGCGCACCATGGATATGATGGCACAACCACACGGGATTTGGCAGCAGCCGCCAACGTAGCCGAAGGCACCCTATTCCGACATTTTCCCAACAAAAAGGCCATTTTAATCGAAATTGCCACCGAGGGATGGGTAGAAATCCTGACCGATTTGCTCACCTCCTTAAGCGAAATGGGCAGCTACAAAGCCGTTTCCCAGGTAATGAAACAACGGCTACTGTCGCTCAATCGCAACAACGATCTGCTGCGAGTTTGTTTTCTAGAAGCCCAATTTCACCCGGATTTGCGCGATCGCATTCAAGAAGAAGTCATCGAAAAAATGATGGATGTCACCGAAGCCTTTATCCAAACCGGCATCGACCGTGGCATCTATCGCCCCCTCAACCCCAAACATGTGGCCAAAATTTTCCTAGGCATGTTCACCATTGCCGGATTTAGCTCTTCTACCATTTTAGAAGAAGAAAATTCCCCCAAAGCCATGCAGGAAATGGCAGAAACCCTCGCCGATATTTTCCTCAATGGCGTTTTGGTTCCAGAATAACAACTTGTCGTTGTCGCCCCATCCACAGATTCATGAACAACCAACAAACAACCCTCGATCTATCCACATTACAGCAACGCCGCAGCCACCTCACCCAGCAACTCCAGCACCCGGTGATGTTGTGGTCGGGCAAACGCGCCCCGCGCAACTTTCCCGCCAATACCTTTCCCTTTCGTGCCAGCAGTCATTTTCTCTATTTTGCCGGCTTAAATATAGAAAATGCCATTTTGCGTCTCGATGGCGATCGCACGGAACTGTATGTGGATAATCCCGATCCTGGGGAAGTTTTGTGGCATGGAGAAATGCCCCAACGCGACGACCTAGCCACCACCATCGGTGCGGATGCGGCATTTGACCTCGCAGCCGCCTCCCAACATGCCGCCGATGCTGCCACCATTCCCCACCCCGACGACAGCATCCGCATCCAGCAAAGCCAACTCCTGCAAAGAACGGTAGACTGGCCTTTAAGCGATCGCGATCGGGCTTTGGCAGATGTCATTGTTTCCCTGCGCCTGTGCCACGACACCGCCGCCATTGACCAATTGCGCCAAGCCAGCCCCGTCACCGTCGCTGCCCACCAAGCCGCCATGGCAGCCACCCCCCACGCCCAAACCGAGGCAGAAGTTCGTGCCGCGTTAGAAGGAATTTTCCTCGCCCACAACATGACCCCCGCCTACAGCAGCGTCGTCACCGTGCAGGGGGAAGTCTTACACAACGAAGTGTATACCCACACCATTCAACCGGGAGATTTGTTGCTCGCAGACGCCGGTGCCGAAACCCCCAGCGGCTGGGCATCCGACGTCACGCGAACTTGGCCGGTCAGCGGGCGCTTTTCCCCTACCCAACGGGATATCTACGACGTGGTTTTGGCAGCTCACGACGCCTGCATTGAAAAAGCCCAACCAGGCGTAGAATATCGGGATTTGCACCTCCTCGCCGCCCACACCATCGCACAAGGCTTGGTCGATTTAGGAATTTTGCGAGGAAACCCAGAAAATCTAGTAGAAATGGACGCCCATGCCTTATTTTTCCCCCACGGCGTCGGTCATTTGTTGGGGTTAGACGTACACGATATGGAAGATTTGGGCGATTTGGCAGGATATGCCCCCGGCAGGCAGCGTTGCGATCGCTTTGGGTTGGCTTTTTTACGTTTGAACCGTATGCTAGAAGCGGGAATGCTCGTCACCATCGAACCAGGCTTTTATCAAGTTCCCGCCATTCTCAACGACCCGCAACGGCGACAGCGCTACCAGGAAGTGGTAAATTGGGAACGTTTGGCGCAATTTCAAGACGTACGCGGCATTCGTATCGAAGACGATGTCTTAATTACGAACTCAGGCAACGAAGTGCTCACTGCCGATTTGCCCACAGCCGCTGCGGAAATCGAACAGTTGGTGCACGCACCAAAAAGCAATACGCCCTCACCCATCGAACCGCAATAGCCATCTCTGCCATGCCAGGTTCTCTCCAGGAGGTGGGGGAGAGCTATTTTCCTAATATTCTCCCAAATGAAATTTGTCATAAGTTATTTTTTATTCAGCAATGAACGAAAACAGTTCCCATAACGTCAGGCAATTACGCACCAAAATCACTTTATGGTCGGGAGCAGGGATTGTCATTGCAAGTGCCATTGTTGCCTGCGTCAGTATCTTGCCGTTATACAACCAACTACAAACGAAAGAAAAAGAAAATTTAAAATCCACCGTCCAAACCCGTACCATGGCGGTTGAGGAATTTCTTTCTAAAGCCAAAAACGTTGCCCTACAAATCACCAGCCGTACCCGCGCGCGACAGCTTTTACAAGGATACAACCAAGGAGAGTTGGAACCACCGCAATTTCGAGAAAATATTTCCCCCATTTTACAGGATGCCTTGCGCAAGTCGGATGCTGTTGCCGGAATTGCTCGTTTGGGCAGCAACCAACGGCTGGCGGTGAGTGTTGGCACACAAATTCCCAACGAATATTGGTCTATCCCTCCCGCTACTTCCACCCAAGTGAGCGTCGAGGGTCCGATTGACATTCAAGGGCAATCTTACTTGGTGTTGGGGGCACCGATTGTCGATAACAACGAAAACCGGGTAGGAACGGATGTGGTCTTATTTCGAACCAGAACTTTGCGCCGGATGATTGGGAATTACCAAGAAGAATTGGGGAACACTGGCGATATGATTCTTGCCAGCAGCGATCGCACCAATATCGACTTACTCTTTCCCTTGCAGGATGGCAGCGAAACCCTTTCCGAACCGCTTGCTAATGTGATGAAACGGGCGATTACCGGAGAACAGGGGGTTCGGGAGTTGCCAACGCGATCGCAAACCATGGCTTATTTCCCCGTGGAAAACAGCAATTGGGGCGTTGCTGTCATTCGAGATAATGCCGCCCTTTATGGGTCTTTGAATAAGAGATTGCGCAATATTTCAATTATTATTGTATTGTTAGCTGGGATAGGAAGCGTCGGCATGGTCTGGTTGTTACGCCCTTTAGCTGGCAAAACCGTTCTGCAAACCGAGCGACTGCAACAGGAAATTGAGGAGAAAAATTCCCTTTTACAAGAAAAGAACCAAATTTTGGCATATCAAGAACAAAGAAAAGCTTGGATAGATGATGCTATGGAGCGCTTGCAACAGCTACAGGATTTTGCCCAACAGGTAGCAGAACAAACAGCTACTTCTAAAGCTCAAGCCGAACAAGCTTTATCTCTAATGGATCGGGGAACTAAGTCAGTGGATGCTACCTTGGAACAAATGGAGATTTTAAAAGATGCCGTCGCCCAGATTGACGAGCAAATGAATGCGTTGAATAATAATACTGGGGAGATTGGTACGGTGACCGAACTGGTGAGCAATTTAGCCAATCAAACCAATATGCTAGCCCTGAATGCAGCGGTAGAAGCCGTGCGTGCGGGGGAACAGGGGAAAGGATTTTCGGTGGTGGCTTCGGAAATTCGCAAATTGGCTGACCGCAGCCGCCAGTCGGCAGAAAAAATTCACGATTTGGTTTCCCAGATTCAATCTGGCATTCAAAGTACCACCAACACCACCGAATCGGGAACGGAAGCCATGCAATCGGGGGTAAATTTATCCCAACAATCGGCGGAAACCTTTAATGGCGTGTATGCTTCTTTGCAGGAAGTAGTACGCAGTTCTCAAGAGATTTCTAATTCCACAGAACAGCAAGCACAGTCAATTCAGAAACTGGTGGATACAATTCAAGAATTGGATAATAATGCGATCGCAGATTCGCAGGCAAAATCCCAACCTGTTGAGAATAATTCGCAATAATATCCCCCGTAGGTTGCTTTTTAAGTATCCAGCGACAATCGCCAAACCGTTAGGGGTGCTTCCTTGCCTTTAACCACCAGTGGCGGGCAAGATTTGACGGCTAAATCTTCCCCAAATGCTTGGTAGACAGCATCGGAAATTGTGATTTCTCCTGGTGGCGTTGCCTTTTCCAAACGACTCGCCGTATTCACCACATCGCCAATAGCCGTGTAGGTACGTAGTTCGCTGCTACCAAACCAACCTTCTAATGACTCGCTATCTAGCGGATTGTCAGAATTGTTATTCTGGCTACTATTGCCATTGTCTGTATCGCTTATACTGCGATCGGTTGTATCGTCAATATCATCATCCCTGTCATTAATATTGTCGTCGTCATCCCTCTCATCTACGTCGCCAGCTTCTCCAGCTTCTCCAGCTTCGCCAACATCGCGACTCAGGGTAACTGAGGGTACCATGGATTCCAAAGTAGTGTTTTGAAATAGTTTAACTGCGTTCGAGTTCATTTTCCGTCTCCTAATGGTGGTCTTGGTTTGCTTCTATTAATGAAGCCTGCCACCGAAAAGTAAAGAATTCGGGAAGAACTGAAAATTTTTGCTGGCTATGTATCGCTACCAGTAGTTTCCCATTTTTGCAACTGCTATTGACAAAATTGCCAAATTTATGTTATATTGTTTTCAAGATAGGGCGATTTCGGTCGTCATAAAAAAGGGGAGGTTTTTTTGAGACGCCTTTACCCAAACATCTAAGCTGCAAAAAAATAATTATTTGTTTGTACAAAATAATAACAATAGCAAGACAATAAAATATCTACATCCCTTTTATTTAGAAGGATGAGGGATTGCCGGTAACTGAACTTGGAAACAACTGCCTTTTCCGAGTTCGCTGGTTACGGAAATGCTACCTTGATGGCAGGTAACAATAGCTTTCACAATAGATAAACCCAATCCCGAACCACCCTCGCGGCGAGTGCGAGCTTTATCGGCGCGCCAAAAACGGTCAAAAATATGTTTTTGTTGGGTTGGCGTCATACCCATTCCCGTATCTTCCACCAATAGAATGGCTTTATCTTGACTGTATTTGAGAGTGACTGCCACCGTTCCTGCGGCTGGCGTATACTGCAAAGCATTGTCAATCAGGTTGTGAGCCAAGCGTTGGAGTTGTTTGCCATTTCCACGCACCCAGATATCATTGGTTATATGGGATTGTAGCGCGATGTTTTTATGTTCCGCGATCGCTTCTTTCATATCTACCACATCCTCTAGAACCTCATCTAGGGGAATCGGCTGTAAGGAAGGGGGATTGTCTAATTGATTGTCCATTCGCGTCAGGAGAAGTAAATCTTCTACCAAAGAACTCATCTGTTCGGAAGCACTAGCGATCGCCTTAACCTTATCGCGATCGCTGGCATGAATCCGTTCTAGATGCTGCTGCATGACATCAGCCGAAGTGCGAATTGCCGTTAAAGGGCTGCGCAACTCATGGGAAGCATCCGCCGTAAACTGTTTGAGCTGTTCTAAATTTTTTAAAATTGGCTTGAGGGATTCGCGAACCAACCAAATGCTACCTAGCAAAGCAAATAGAAAAGCAACGGAACCACCAATGGTCAATCCCCAACGCAGGCGAGCCAACTCTGCATGTAAAAAGTCCATATCGGCACTTGCTCGAATATAGCCAAGTTTTTGGCGATCGCCGGATGGCAAAGAAATATAACTGGGTACGATATAGCTACGAATTTCTCCTTGCTCTCGGAAAAAACCAGATGGGGGAATAGTTTCCGGCAGGGGGGATTCTACCGACAAATCCCCTTCGTGAACCATTAACTGCTTTTTTTGGTCGTACCACTGGATGCTGGTATCTGCCGACATTTTATGTTTTTGGGGAATTTCTAAAATAGATTGGGCGCGATACTTACCCATGAGCTGGGATACGCTGATAGAACCCACTTTCTGTTCGCCATCACCAGAAAGATAGCTGTTATATTTTTGATGTTCGCTAAGCTCTTCATACTCATGTTGGAGCAAATCCAGGGTACTTGCCCCGGCAGCCGCTAATTGTTGCAATTTATTATCGACTTGCTGGTAGCGATCGCGGGCGACAACTTCATAGACAGATAAGGTAAAAACAATTAAAATTGTACCAATGGTTCCCATGTACAGCAATAAAAGACGGTTGCGTATTCTTTCATGTGGTTCTTTTGATGGTTTGACAGAACCTTTTCTGGGAATCAATTGCGGGAAAATTTTCCAAAAAACTGCCATAATCACAATTCAAATAAAAACGATATAAATCAAAAGAACTTATAAATTGGGATTGAGTCGGTATCCCAACCCGTAAACCGTTTCAATGAGATTGGCTGGGGCACCAGCCTTTTTGAGTTTTTTCCGCAAACTGCGTAAATGAACCTTAACCGTTTCTTCACCAGGGGTATCGTCTAACTCCCACGAGCGATCCAAAATGGTCTGACGGCTGAGAACCTGGCTGCCATGACGCATGAGCACTTCCAGCAAACCGTATTCTTTCGGAGTCAGCTTTAGCAAGGTATCATTGTATCGCACTTCGCAGCGATCGGGATGCAGGGTTAAACGTTCCCATTCTAAAACGGGTTGGTAGCTAAGGTGGCATCGCCGCAACAAAGCGCGTACCCGAGCCAATAACTCCGATAGATCGAAAGGTTTGATAATATAATCATCGGCACCAGCATCCAAACCAACCACTTTATCTTCGTTGCTATCTTTAGCAGTGAGCATTAGAACCAAGGTAGATAGCCTTTTGTCTCGCAGGCGACGACATAGGGTAATGCCATCTAATGTGGGTAGCATGAGATCCAAAACAATTAAATCAAAATGAAATCCCAAGGCAAATTCCAAGCCAATTTCCCCATCACTGGCGATTTCTACAGAATAATTGCGATCGCGCAAAGCTTCAGCGAGAGGGTAGGCAATTCTATCGTCATCTTCGACAATTAAAATTTTCATACTCGTGCTGGGAAGCTTCTAGTTGCTACTTATATGCTAGGATAGCAATTTCGATGCAGAATTGATTTCCCGTTGATTTCTTCCCGAACAACGGAACTTTGCCGAACGTGGCACAATGGAAACATTATTGGTTCCCAGCACCGCCAGTTGCCAACGAATATCCCAGCTATTGGCTAATTTCATGGTTCATCGCGATTTGCCGCAGCTTTCTTTTATCGATCCTCAAGGGAACAACCGCCACCAAATCGAACAGTTGATTGCCGAAGCTGTTGAAGTGGTGTTGTCTCATACCACCCAAGCCGCTAGCCGCCATCCCCTTCCCGATAATTTAAATATTGGGGAAGATTTGGCGGAAATTCCCGAATATGCCACCGCAGAATCGACACTGCTGGCAAAGTTACAGCAAATTGTGGAAACTTCTATGAATGCGGCGCATCCCGGGTATATCGGTCACATGGATTCGATTCCGACCACCATGTCGCTGGTGGGAGATTTGGTGGCGGCTGCGTTGAATAACAATATGCTGAGCGTGGAAATGTCGCCACTGTTTTCCCGTTTGGAACCTTTGCTGTTGCGTCAGTTCGCGCAAATGTTCGGCTTGGGCGATCGCGCTGGTGGAATTTTACTCAGCGGTGGCAGCCTGTCCAACTTACAAGCTTTAGCGGTGGCGCGCAATGCAATCTTGTCTGTACAAGAGAAAGGAATTGCTGGTTTGGGGAAACAACCGGTAATTTTGGCTTCGGAAGCTGCCCATACCTCTTTAGAAAAAGCAGCCATGGTGTTGGGTTTGGGAA is a window from the Geitlerinema sp. PCC 9228 genome containing:
- a CDS encoding aminopeptidase P family protein encodes the protein MNNQQTTLDLSTLQQRRSHLTQQLQHPVMLWSGKRAPRNFPANTFPFRASSHFLYFAGLNIENAILRLDGDRTELYVDNPDPGEVLWHGEMPQRDDLATTIGADAAFDLAAASQHAADAATIPHPDDSIRIQQSQLLQRTVDWPLSDRDRALADVIVSLRLCHDTAAIDQLRQASPVTVAAHQAAMAATPHAQTEAEVRAALEGIFLAHNMTPAYSSVVTVQGEVLHNEVYTHTIQPGDLLLADAGAETPSGWASDVTRTWPVSGRFSPTQRDIYDVVLAAHDACIEKAQPGVEYRDLHLLAAHTIAQGLVDLGILRGNPENLVEMDAHALFFPHGVGHLLGLDVHDMEDLGDLAGYAPGRQRCDRFGLAFLRLNRMLEAGMLVTIEPGFYQVPAILNDPQRRQRYQEVVNWERLAQFQDVRGIRIEDDVLITNSGNEVLTADLPTAAAEIEQLVHAPKSNTPSPIEPQ
- a CDS encoding response regulator transcription factor, which translates into the protein MKILIVEDDDRIAYPLAEALRDRNYSVEIASDGEIGLEFALGFHFDLIVLDLMLPTLDGITLCRRLRDKRLSTLVLMLTAKDSNEDKVVGLDAGADDYIIKPFDLSELLARVRALLRRCHLSYQPVLEWERLTLHPDRCEVRYNDTLLKLTPKEYGLLEVLMRHGSQVLSRQTILDRSWELDDTPGEETVKVHLRSLRKKLKKAGAPANLIETVYGLGYRLNPNL
- a CDS encoding TetR/AcrR family transcriptional regulator — translated: MSPNVQSPEVSTTDSPSQVACRERILQAALRLFAHHGYDGTTTRDLAAAANVAEGTLFRHFPNKKAILIEIATEGWVEILTDLLTSLSEMGSYKAVSQVMKQRLLSLNRNNDLLRVCFLEAQFHPDLRDRIQEEVIEKMMDVTEAFIQTGIDRGIYRPLNPKHVAKIFLGMFTIAGFSSSTILEEENSPKAMQEMAETLADIFLNGVLVPE
- a CDS encoding HAMP domain-containing sensor histidine kinase, with the protein product MAVFWKIFPQLIPRKGSVKPSKEPHERIRNRLLLLYMGTIGTILIVFTLSVYEVVARDRYQQVDNKLQQLAAAGASTLDLLQHEYEELSEHQKYNSYLSGDGEQKVGSISVSQLMGKYRAQSILEIPQKHKMSADTSIQWYDQKKQLMVHEGDLSVESPLPETIPPSGFFREQGEIRSYIVPSYISLPSGDRQKLGYIRASADMDFLHAELARLRWGLTIGGSVAFLFALLGSIWLVRESLKPILKNLEQLKQFTADASHELRSPLTAIRTSADVMQQHLERIHASDRDKVKAIASASEQMSSLVEDLLLLTRMDNQLDNPPSLQPIPLDEVLEDVVDMKEAIAEHKNIALQSHITNDIWVRGNGKQLQRLAHNLIDNALQYTPAAGTVAVTLKYSQDKAILLVEDTGMGMTPTQQKHIFDRFWRADKARTRREGGSGLGLSIVKAIVTCHQGSISVTSELGKGSCFQVQLPAIPHPSK
- a CDS encoding Npun_F5749 family FMN-dependent PPOX-type flavoprotein — encoded protein: MTTAPWRSPLSRALHRNRSLVYARYLQLATLDLSGRPANRTVVFRGFLENTNRLKFITDIRSEKITQMQHCSWSEACWYFPKTREQFRLLGTLDLVDAHREEEALQKARYTTWQNISDPARNQFTWPHPGSDRNSTPPEAFENTAPDATKPLDNFCLLLLDPIKVDYLLLRGEPQNRYIYELEETEASLEWQMREVNP
- a CDS encoding pitrilysin family protein, with protein sequence MFVNTCLTFPAIQMRLKNVVSSLVSSLGQLWRRVGWIAIALSLFCWSGWATPAFAETTNNPDRSIQPYLERVSESISEFRLDNGMKFILMERHQAPVISFVTYANVGGVNEPEGKTGVAHFLEHLAFKGTQKIGTENYQAEKPLLEKLDRIAKRLQAAKAAGDTQKVEQLQQAFQKAQQKANSYVKQNEFGQIVEKYGGVGLNAATSADATRYFYNFPANKLELWMSLESERFLEPVFREFYQEKQVILEERRLRADNSPVGKLIEEFLETAFQEHPYGQPVIGYPEDLRSLTREDVRDFFQTYYVPSNLIVGIVGDIDPKQVKELAQTYFGRYPSQPEPPKVTTVEPPQEEPREVTLRLPSQPWYLEGYHRPALDHPDSTIYDAIAGILSGGRTSRLYKSLVEEKQVALNAQGFNGFPGDRFANIMLFYGRTAPDRSVEELANALHGEIERLKAEPVTSEELERVKAQSRASLLRRLDSNQGMANLLLEYEAKTGDWRNLFSELEAIEQVTAEDIMRVAKETFQPDNRTVGKILPEES
- a CDS encoding methyl-accepting chemotaxis protein, whose amino-acid sequence is MNENSSHNVRQLRTKITLWSGAGIVIASAIVACVSILPLYNQLQTKEKENLKSTVQTRTMAVEEFLSKAKNVALQITSRTRARQLLQGYNQGELEPPQFRENISPILQDALRKSDAVAGIARLGSNQRLAVSVGTQIPNEYWSIPPATSTQVSVEGPIDIQGQSYLVLGAPIVDNNENRVGTDVVLFRTRTLRRMIGNYQEELGNTGDMILASSDRTNIDLLFPLQDGSETLSEPLANVMKRAITGEQGVRELPTRSQTMAYFPVENSNWGVAVIRDNAALYGSLNKRLRNISIIIVLLAGIGSVGMVWLLRPLAGKTVLQTERLQQEIEEKNSLLQEKNQILAYQEQRKAWIDDAMERLQQLQDFAQQVAEQTATSKAQAEQALSLMDRGTKSVDATLEQMEILKDAVAQIDEQMNALNNNTGEIGTVTELVSNLANQTNMLALNAAVEAVRAGEQGKGFSVVASEIRKLADRSRQSAEKIHDLVSQIQSGIQSTTNTTESGTEAMQSGVNLSQQSAETFNGVYASLQEVVRSSQEISNSTEQQAQSIQKLVDTIQELDNNAIADSQAKSQPVENNSQ
- a CDS encoding adenylate/guanylate cyclase domain-containing protein, with amino-acid sequence MNSNAVKLFQNTTLESMVPSVTLSRDVGEAGEAGEAGDVDERDDDDNINDRDDDIDDTTDRSISDTDNGNSSQNNNSDNPLDSESLEGWFGSSELRTYTAIGDVVNTASRLEKATPPGEITISDAVYQAFGEDLAVKSCPPLVVKGKEAPLTVWRLSLDT